The following are encoded in a window of Megalopta genalis isolate 19385.01 chromosome 6, iyMegGena1_principal, whole genome shotgun sequence genomic DNA:
- the CSP3 gene encoding chemosensory protein 3: MKYGVLCLLALVAVTCVSARPEEDKPATKYTNKFDNIDIDQILKSDRLLSNYYKCLMDEGRCTPEGTELKRVLPDALATECSKCTEKQREVTEKVVKFLVDNKPEMWKKLSKKYDPDGVYKNKYEKEAGKHGIKV, encoded by the exons ATGAAATACGGAGTGCTCTGTTTGCTCGCCCTGGTGGCGGTCACCTGCGTGTCCGCGCGGCCTGAAGAAGACAAACCAGCAACTAAATACACGAACAAATTCGACAACATCGATATCGATCAAATTCTGAAAAGTGATCGTCTGCTGAGCAACTATTACAAATGTTTGATGGACGAGGGAAGGTGCACTCCCGAGGGCACCGAACTGAAAC GAGTTCTGCCCGACGCTTTGGCCACCGAGTGCAGCAAGTGCACAGAGAAGCAAAGAGAAGTGACCGAGAAGGTCGTGAAGTTCCTGGTGGATAACAAGCCGGAGATGTGGAAGAAACTGTCGAAGAAATACGATCCCGACGGTGTGTACAAGAACAAGTACGAGAAGGAAGCTGGCAAGCACGGCATCAAAGTCTGA
- the LOC117228142 gene encoding protein sneaky has translation MESQTNIGRRVEIFKKTFFKYYLRHFPTLFHVCYDPIGTHRKARAFAGLLFGFTMAIVLYRFIIVDLRFDKYTSFGLAVALVTMMSIGCAASIQVRCICVLTIPGFFGRSGRSVLRALVFGYIIAGPLFNMVYNAKEVVRSFACTSQLTYNLTKTRFDLMFKPFQQAVLAMKSDGEEIKDTLSSVRDLMSPIVEEIEGEEEMRRLNEENDYLDELQGDTKRSKDIEENYEKKIDEAKSAADVYEAKYKKKIEARCEEQLSRGSDRCRDMFSDAYDKCYDKVTMFVAWLLCWPMKLTFVCNLVQALGGSSICDPEGKVDSGIGEGYAALKSARNEFTRSLKDAKLQYKIKKPPVILDLQDSVYAAKAVAHQFATRAKLFESVMVIVKRCLSFVFLKIILSSQRYHDKYMDDIEYDNVYVTPYFRRIDARRKARGSLALLPLKKIERKKFIDPYSWKPGKAEGFNLTGQMVKLLLEIITASIFIVLDSLFYEVLDMIRRHALIEYTQAGHHDLSLEIRGTGVIATLIRSAVRGFNVKKHIKTVTTNSACLPKPTKLDGHVLFKIYGTFFAICLLNVGSIYTQRTRRGICSFFYRKREKRRTLYLYNESLRRRIGFARFMKARVKRLVRTRRLEYEVDFWMTMRQKWPAQFGWLRFFACARERCLICDEVEPRKGPEHRKCTTPGCPFVHCPECWRDVGKICYACAELPDSDSDEYDTQYF, from the exons ATGGAGAGCCAAACTAACATTGGTCGTCGAGTGGAGATATTTAAAAAGACCTTCTTCAAATATTATCTCCGCCACTTTCCAACCCTGTTCCACGTTTGCTACGATCCGATCGGCACGCATCGAAAAGCACGCGCCTTCGCGGGGCTCCTTTTCGGTTTCACAATGGCTATCGTTTTGTACAGATTCATTATCGTTGATTTACGTTTCGACAAATATACCAGTTTCGGTCTTGCCGTCGCCCTCGTCACGATGATGTCTATTGGCTGCGCCGCGTCCATTCAG GTGAGATGTATTTGCGTTCTGACGATACCTGGTTTCTTCGGACGATCGGGCCGCAGTGTGCTAAGAGCATTGGTTTTCGGTTACATAATAGCCGGACCGCTCTTTAACATGGTATATAATGCAAAAGAGGTGGTGAGATCGTTCGCCTGCACATCCCAGTTGACGTACAATCTCACGAAAACCAGGTTCGACTTGATGTTCAAGCCATTTCAACAG GCCGTTCTCGCAATGAAATCCGACGGGGAGGAGATAAAGGATACTCTATCATCTGTGAGGGATCTAATGAGTCCCATCGTCGAGGAGATCGAGGGTGAGGAGGAAATGCGGCGATTAAACGAGGAAAACGATTACCTGGACGAATTGCAAGGTGATACGAAGAGGAGCAAGGACATTGAAGAGAACTACGAGAAGAAAATCGATGAAGCCAAATCGGCTGCCGACGTGTACGAAGCGAAGTATAAGAAGAAGATCGAAGCTAGGTGCGAGGAACAGCTCAGCCGGGGCTCGGACAGATGTAG GGATATGTTCAGCGACGCTTATGACAAGTGTTACGACAAAGTAACCATGTTCGTTGCTTGGCTTCTCTGCTGGCCAATGAAGCTCACTTTCGTTTGCAACCTGGTCCAGGCTCTGGGTGGTTCCAGCATCTGCGACCCCGAGGGCAAGGTCGACAGTGGCATTGGCGAAGGCTATGCTGCCTTGAAAA GTGCGAGGAACGAGTTCACCAGAAGCCTGAAGGACGCCAAGCTGCAGTACAAAATAAAGAAACCTCCTGTGATCCTAGATCTCCAGGACTCCGTCTACGCGGCTAAAGCAGTCGCCCACCAATTCGCAACGAGAGCCAAGCTCTTCGAATCCGTGATGGTCATCGTGAAAAGATGCTTGTCCTTTGTATTCCTGAAAATTATTCTCAGTTCTCAGCGTTACCACGACAAATACATGGACGACATCGAGTACGACAACGTTTACGTGACGCCATATTTTCGGCGAATCGACGCGAGAAGGAAAGCTCGCGGAAGCCTCGCGCTTCTGCCACTGAAGAAGATCGAGAGGAAGAAATTCATCGATCCTTATAGCTGGAAACCCGGCAAAGCGGAGGGATTTAATTTGACTGGCCAGATGGTGAAGCTGTTGCTCGAGATAATTACTGCTAGTATTTTTATCGTCCTCGATAGCTTGTTCTATGAAGTGCTGGATATGATTAGGAGACACGCTCTTATAGAGTACACACAG GCAGGTCACCACGACTTGTCCCTGGAGATCAGAGGCACGGGAGTGATAGCAACCCTGATCAGAAGCGCCGTCCGCGGCTTCAATGTGAAGAAGCACATAAAAACCGTGACCACGAACAGCGCCTGTCTGCCGAAACCAACGAAACTGGATGGCCACGTGCTCTTCAAGATCTACGGGACGTTCTTCGCTATTTGTCTGCTGAACGTTGGATCGATTTACACGCAGAGGACGCGTCGTGGTATCTGCTCGTTCTTTTACCGGAAACGGGAAAAGAGGAGGACGCTGTATCTGTACAACGAGAGCCTGCGAAGGCGGATCGGTTTCGCGAGATTCATGAAGGCGAGGGTGAAGAGGCTGGTCAGGACGCGTCGTTTGGAGTACGAAGTCGATTTCTGGATGACCATGAGACAGAAATGGCCGGCTCAGTTCGGCTGGCTCCGGTTTTTTGCCTGCGCCAGGGAGAGGTGCTTAATTTGCGACGAGGTGGAGCCCAGAAAAGGGCCGGAGCATAGAAAGTGCACGACGCCCGGCTGTCCCTTTGTACATTGCCCTGAATGCTGGAGGGATGTCGGGAAGATTTGCTATGCTTGCGCCGAGTTGCCGGATTCCGACTCCGACGAATACGATACACAGTATTTTTAG
- the CSP4 gene encoding chemosensory protein 4, translating into MISERRNQLRDPTSYHSKMKNVIVVLAFSGCLLLSAAAEDKYTTKYDDVDIDSVLKSERLLNGYVNCLLDRGPCTPDATELKKNLPDALEHDCSSCSEKQKEVADKVSHYLIDHRSEDWSLLEAKFDPTGAYRQRYLDSQAKEKAID; encoded by the exons ATGATCAGTGAGAGAAGAAACCAGCTTCGAGATCCTACGAGCTACCACTCAAAAATGAAGAACGTCATCGTTGTTCTCGCATTTTCGGGCTGTCTTCTGCTGTCGGCAGCTGCCGAAGACAAGTACACTACCAAATACGACGACGTCGATATCGATTCGGTGCTGAAAAGCGAGAGACTTCTGAATGGATACGTGAATTGTCTTCTGGATCGCGGTCCTTGCACTCCTGACGCAACTGAACTTAAAA AGAATTTGCCGGACGCTTTGGAACACGATTGCTCGTCTTGCAGCGAGAAACAGAAGGAAGTTGCTGATAAGGTTTCTCATTATTTAATCGATCACAGATCCGAAGACTGGAGTCTCCTCGAAGCAAAGTTCGATCCGACCGGGGCTTACAGGCAACGTTATCTCGACTCTCAAGCCAAGGAAAAAGCGATAGATTAG